One region of Sulfuriroseicoccus oceanibius genomic DNA includes:
- a CDS encoding PhoH family protein yields the protein MINQKPDVQSALFTEEAALGATTKANAGSKRARKSKATTRGLRAPSALGKNFVLDTNVLLHDPGCLQRFADNHICIPVDVLSELDRFKNEQSDRGANARQVHRALNEMFSREGSEVTTGVPTNGGGSVRLVVFDPGASSDVPDRMKEFLRVFPDQSKADHRILGCALMVGESNQSPVSLITKDLNMQLKARALGIHCADYMNDKVEPREVTNYEMAVVDAAATELQCLASSGTLELDESRTRNLAVNQYVLLKAAEKHTLPARFGADGQFHKLQIPDALKIPKAQAIKPLNLGQRCLLDALLNPEISLVTCYGQAGTGKTLMAVAAGLAQVYDREFDGLTISRPVVAMGDTVGFLPGTLDEKMRPWLQPIYDALEVVMRKENKGGPRRKQGRDEPLGNPGQKPYENLVQQGIVEIEALCYIRGRSIPNRFFILDEAQQITPLEAKTIVTRMSQGSKLIMVGDPGQIDNPYVDSRSNGLVYTRKRMRGQPFAAHIALSKGERSDLAEVGAKLL from the coding sequence ATGATCAATCAAAAGCCGGATGTGCAGTCGGCTCTCTTCACCGAAGAGGCCGCATTAGGTGCCACGACAAAAGCGAATGCAGGGAGCAAGCGAGCGCGGAAGTCGAAAGCAACGACCCGGGGGCTAAGGGCGCCATCCGCATTGGGGAAAAACTTCGTGCTCGATACCAATGTGCTTTTGCACGATCCTGGCTGCCTGCAGCGGTTTGCGGACAACCACATCTGCATTCCGGTGGATGTGTTGTCGGAGTTGGACCGGTTTAAGAACGAGCAGAGTGACCGTGGGGCGAACGCGCGTCAGGTGCACCGTGCGTTGAATGAAATGTTCTCCCGCGAGGGGAGCGAGGTTACGACCGGCGTGCCGACCAATGGCGGTGGCTCGGTGAGGTTGGTGGTTTTTGATCCGGGAGCGAGCAGTGACGTGCCCGACCGGATGAAGGAGTTTTTGCGTGTGTTTCCGGATCAATCCAAGGCGGACCACCGGATCCTCGGCTGCGCATTGATGGTCGGGGAGAGCAATCAATCGCCGGTCAGTCTGATCACCAAGGATCTCAACATGCAGCTCAAGGCGCGTGCGCTTGGGATTCATTGTGCGGACTACATGAATGACAAAGTGGAGCCGCGCGAGGTGACCAACTATGAAATGGCAGTGGTGGATGCCGCTGCGACCGAGCTGCAGTGCCTCGCGAGCTCAGGGACACTGGAATTGGACGAATCGAGAACGCGGAACCTGGCGGTGAACCAGTACGTCTTGCTCAAGGCGGCGGAGAAGCACACGTTACCGGCACGGTTTGGGGCGGACGGTCAATTCCACAAGCTGCAGATTCCCGATGCGCTGAAGATCCCGAAGGCACAGGCGATCAAGCCCCTCAATCTTGGCCAGCGCTGCTTGTTGGATGCGTTGTTGAACCCGGAAATCTCACTGGTGACCTGCTACGGTCAGGCGGGAACGGGCAAAACCCTGATGGCTGTGGCCGCTGGGCTGGCACAGGTCTATGACCGCGAGTTCGACGGCTTGACCATCAGCCGTCCGGTGGTGGCGATGGGCGATACCGTGGGCTTTTTGCCCGGGACTCTAGACGAGAAGATGCGCCCGTGGTTGCAGCCGATCTACGACGCGCTCGAGGTCGTGATGCGGAAGGAGAACAAGGGCGGCCCGAGGCGCAAGCAGGGGCGTGACGAGCCACTCGGCAACCCTGGCCAGAAACCGTACGAGAACCTGGTGCAGCAGGGGATCGTCGAAATCGAAGCGCTTTGCTACATCCGCGGACGCTCGATTCCGAACCGCTTCTTCATCCTCGACGAGGCACAGCAGATCACTCCGCTCGAGGCGAAAACGATCGTCACGCGCATGTCGCAAGGGTCTAAGCTGATCATGGTGGGTGACCCCGGCCAGATCGACAACCCGTACGTCGACTCGCGCAGCAATGGCTTGGTGTATACGCGCAAGCGGATGCGCGGTCAGCCATTTGCCGCGCATATCGCCTTGAGCAAAGGCGAGCGCTCCGACCTGGCGGAAGTGGGAGCGAAGTTGCTTTAA
- a CDS encoding DEAD/DEAH box helicase translates to MDIPPFSELGLPDALVSAVAALGYEKPSPIQALSIPHALTGRDLIGLSQTGSGKTAAFTLPVLAKLDVAINAPQALILCPTRELAVQVCEEVHRLAAHLDNFRAVPVYGGAPIDRQIRSLRNGPQMVVGTPGRLLDHLRRKTFKTDHIQTVVLDEADRMLDMGFREEMEDLLGSMPEEHQTLFFSATMNQGVSRLIQRFGNDPETVSIEQKSKTVDSIEQSYFEVRNRSKVEVMSRILDMESPRLAIAFCNTKRVVDETTEALIARGYNADRLHGDITQQMRERTLKRFREGTVEVLVATDVAARGLDVDDIDVVFNLDLPQDPEDYVHRIGRTGRAGRSGKAYTFVFGRDIHRLQMVERYTKHIIRRERIPSVEQVEGKRSDLLFEALKDRLESGKFDQQQEYVDRLLEQGHTPTDIAGALFTLLREAQGREGETIQEDRHPDRPTPRRTGDDAPRRGERRERGDRGDRREFRDRDDRRGDRRERGDRGDRGDRGGRDFGPRPVEEGMTRLFVSVGKAAGAKPGEIAGMIYNEANLSRDDVGRISLFPRHTLVDVRADVASNVVKALKHAKMKGRPVRVDFDRQG, encoded by the coding sequence ATGGATATCCCACCGTTCTCAGAACTCGGACTGCCAGACGCCCTCGTCTCAGCAGTCGCAGCCCTCGGCTACGAAAAGCCGTCCCCTATTCAAGCCTTGTCGATCCCACACGCCCTCACCGGCCGTGACCTGATCGGCTTGTCGCAGACTGGATCTGGCAAAACCGCCGCATTCACCCTGCCGGTCTTGGCCAAATTGGACGTCGCCATCAACGCTCCACAAGCGCTGATCCTGTGCCCTACCCGTGAACTTGCCGTGCAGGTGTGCGAAGAAGTGCACCGCCTCGCAGCTCACCTCGATAATTTCCGCGCCGTTCCTGTTTACGGGGGTGCCCCGATCGACCGCCAGATCCGCAGCTTGCGCAATGGCCCACAGATGGTCGTCGGCACACCTGGCCGATTGCTCGACCATTTGCGCCGCAAGACCTTCAAGACCGACCACATTCAAACCGTGGTTCTCGACGAAGCCGACCGCATGCTCGACATGGGCTTCCGCGAGGAAATGGAAGACCTGCTCGGCTCGATGCCTGAGGAGCACCAGACGCTCTTCTTCTCGGCCACAATGAACCAAGGCGTGAGCCGCCTGATCCAGCGCTTCGGCAACGATCCGGAAACCGTTTCCATCGAGCAGAAGTCGAAGACCGTCGACAGCATCGAGCAAAGCTACTTCGAAGTACGCAACCGCTCGAAAGTCGAGGTCATGAGCCGCATCCTCGACATGGAGTCACCGCGTCTCGCGATCGCATTCTGCAACACCAAGCGTGTCGTGGACGAAACCACCGAGGCGTTGATCGCCCGTGGCTACAATGCCGACCGTCTCCACGGCGACATCACCCAGCAGATGCGCGAGCGCACGCTCAAGCGCTTCCGTGAGGGTACCGTCGAGGTGCTCGTTGCCACCGACGTGGCCGCACGTGGTCTCGACGTCGATGACATCGATGTCGTGTTCAACCTGGACCTGCCACAGGATCCGGAAGACTACGTCCACCGCATCGGCCGCACCGGTCGTGCCGGTCGCTCGGGCAAGGCTTACACCTTCGTGTTCGGCCGTGACATCCACCGCTTGCAGATGGTGGAGCGCTACACCAAGCACATCATCCGCCGCGAGCGCATCCCATCCGTGGAGCAAGTTGAAGGAAAACGTTCCGACCTCTTGTTTGAAGCGCTCAAGGACCGCCTTGAGAGCGGCAAGTTCGACCAGCAGCAGGAGTATGTCGACCGCTTGCTCGAACAGGGACACACCCCGACTGATATCGCTGGCGCTCTCTTCACCCTCTTGCGCGAAGCCCAGGGCCGCGAAGGAGAAACCATTCAGGAAGACCGTCACCCAGACCGCCCGACACCACGCCGCACCGGCGACGACGCCCCACGTCGTGGGGAGCGTCGCGAACGCGGTGACCGTGGTGACCGCCGGGAGTTCCGCGACCGCGACGACCGCCGAGGTGATCGCCGTGAGCGAGGCGACCGCGGAGATCGTGGTGATCGTGGTGGCCGCGACTTCGGTCCTCGTCCGGTCGAAGAGGGCATGACCCGCTTGTTTGTATCCGTCGGTAAAGCCGCGGGAGCCAAGCCTGGGGAGATTGCCGGAATGATCTACAACGAGGCCAACTTGAGCCGCGACGACGTCGGCCGCATTTCGCTCTTCCCACGTCACACCTTGGTGGACGTGCGCGCAGACGTGGCGAGCAATGTCGTGAAGGCGCTCAAGCACGCCAAGATGAAGGGCCGCCCAGTGCGCGTCGATTTCGACCGCCAGGGCTAA
- a CDS encoding GlsB/YeaQ/YmgE family stress response membrane protein yields MGILSWIFLGLVAGALAKFIMPGKDPGGFIVTTLIGIAGAVLGGFLGSFIGLGQVESFDLGGIFIATVGAIVLLVIYRVVKKKKG; encoded by the coding sequence ATGGGCATTCTCTCTTGGATCTTCCTCGGCCTCGTTGCCGGCGCACTCGCTAAATTCATCATGCCGGGCAAGGACCCCGGTGGCTTCATTGTGACCACCCTGATCGGGATCGCGGGTGCGGTGCTCGGTGGTTTTCTCGGCAGCTTTATTGGTCTCGGCCAAGTCGAATCGTTCGACCTAGGAGGAATCTTCATCGCCACGGTCGGCGCGATTGTGCTTCTCGTGATCTACCGTGTGGTGAAGAAGAAAAAGGGTTAG
- the trpB gene encoding tryptophan synthase subunit beta: protein MSDFTSSPDATGHFGSYGGMFVPETLMAALKDLIAEYDAAKADPSFHEELNGLLKDFCGRETPLYFAERWSEHLGGAKIYLKREDLLHTGAHKINNALGQALLAKRLGKKRIIAETGAGQHGVATATVCARFGLECVVYMGKVDMERQALNVARMRLLGAEVRGVEAGQATLKEAVNEAMRDWVTNVRTSHYILGSALGSHPYPMMVRDFHRVIGLEARAQVLEKEGKLPDLLIACVGGGSNAIGLFHPFLGDESVRMIGVEAGGDGILPGRHAARFQGGKLGVLQGSKTWLLADDDGQIELTHSVSAGLDYAAVGPEHAYLKEIGRVEYDYATDEDAIEAFKELSRIEGIIPALESSHAMAQVRKVAPTMSKDQIIIVNCSGRGDKDVPQACKIIFGEDAGVMG from the coding sequence ATGTCCGACTTCACATCATCCCCTGACGCCACCGGCCACTTTGGATCGTACGGCGGCATGTTCGTGCCCGAGACCTTGATGGCGGCACTGAAGGATTTGATCGCAGAGTACGATGCGGCAAAAGCCGACCCAAGCTTCCACGAGGAGCTCAACGGACTGCTCAAAGACTTCTGCGGTCGTGAAACTCCGCTCTACTTCGCGGAACGATGGTCGGAACACCTCGGCGGTGCGAAAATCTACCTCAAGCGCGAGGACCTGCTCCACACCGGAGCCCATAAGATCAACAACGCCCTCGGCCAGGCCTTGCTCGCCAAACGCCTCGGCAAAAAGCGCATCATCGCGGAAACCGGCGCCGGCCAGCACGGGGTCGCCACCGCCACGGTCTGCGCCCGCTTCGGCCTCGAGTGCGTGGTCTACATGGGCAAGGTCGACATGGAGCGCCAGGCTCTCAACGTCGCCCGCATGCGCTTGCTCGGCGCGGAAGTACGCGGTGTGGAAGCCGGACAGGCCACCCTCAAGGAAGCGGTGAACGAAGCCATGCGCGACTGGGTCACCAACGTGCGCACGTCGCACTACATCCTGGGCTCGGCTCTCGGATCGCACCCGTACCCAATGATGGTGCGCGATTTCCACCGCGTGATCGGCCTCGAAGCCCGCGCCCAGGTGCTGGAAAAAGAAGGCAAACTGCCGGACCTGCTCATCGCCTGTGTCGGCGGTGGCTCGAATGCGATTGGTTTGTTCCACCCATTCCTCGGCGACGAGAGTGTGCGCATGATCGGCGTGGAAGCCGGCGGTGATGGCATTCTGCCGGGACGGCATGCTGCTCGTTTCCAAGGTGGCAAGCTCGGCGTTCTTCAAGGCTCGAAGACCTGGCTGCTCGCCGACGACGACGGCCAGATCGAGCTGACGCACTCGGTTTCCGCCGGCCTCGACTACGCGGCTGTCGGCCCTGAGCACGCCTACCTTAAAGAAATCGGCCGCGTCGAGTACGACTACGCCACCGACGAGGACGCGATCGAAGCCTTCAAGGAACTCTCACGCATCGAGGGCATCATTCCAGCGCTCGAAAGCTCGCACGCCATGGCGCAGGTGCGCAAAGTCGCCCCAACCATGAGCAAGGACCAGATCATCATCGTGAACTGCTCGGGCCGCGGCGACAAAGACGTCCCACAAGCCTGCAAGATCATCTTCGGCGAAGACGCCGGCGTGATGGGCTAA
- a CDS encoding glycosyltransferase 61 family protein — protein sequence MNDRNVHLTLGNRGGSVEHYYHFLLGFLVPLLEVRDERDETTFFVRSCAVMDRLLREVVRDRMVVVDRDVHQRIGEGMASMGVEGYDTPVAYDRDVFLRARRTVESLLRGRIEALRAEFVSGLAPDRPVIVLIDREAPHAFYQSEHCEIRGAGASRRSIPNGAELESALAAESSNVLRVSLEEHSLAWQFALFSLADVVVAQHGAALANLLWCRPSAAVVEIHPDDMAPQLEDKGFFSRLSGCLGLTYEQVRQHGSHGAVDAGAVVAAVRDALGC from the coding sequence ATGAACGATCGAAACGTCCATCTCACGCTCGGCAACCGCGGCGGATCGGTGGAGCACTACTATCATTTCCTGCTCGGCTTTTTGGTGCCGTTACTGGAGGTCCGCGACGAGCGGGACGAGACCACGTTTTTCGTGCGCAGTTGCGCGGTGATGGATCGGCTGCTGCGTGAGGTGGTGCGTGACCGAATGGTGGTGGTCGATCGCGACGTGCATCAACGCATCGGTGAGGGGATGGCGTCTATGGGTGTGGAAGGCTATGACACGCCGGTGGCGTACGATCGTGATGTCTTTCTTCGAGCCAGGCGGACGGTGGAGTCGTTGTTGCGAGGTCGGATTGAGGCGCTGCGAGCTGAGTTCGTATCCGGCTTGGCCCCCGATCGGCCCGTGATTGTCCTCATCGACCGCGAGGCTCCACATGCTTTCTATCAATCCGAGCACTGTGAGATCCGTGGGGCTGGTGCATCGAGGCGGTCCATCCCGAATGGAGCGGAGCTGGAGTCAGCGCTGGCTGCTGAGTCTTCGAATGTGCTGCGGGTGTCATTGGAAGAGCATTCGTTGGCGTGGCAGTTCGCGTTGTTTTCTTTGGCCGATGTCGTGGTCGCGCAGCATGGAGCGGCACTGGCGAATCTATTGTGGTGTCGGCCCTCGGCGGCGGTGGTGGAGATTCACCCGGATGACATGGCTCCGCAGCTTGAGGATAAAGGGTTCTTCTCGCGCTTGAGCGGGTGCTTGGGATTGACTTACGAGCAAGTGCGGCAGCACGGATCCCACGGGGCGGTGGACGCGGGCGCCGTGGTTGCTGCTGTCCGTGATGCGCTGGGGTGTTGA
- a CDS encoding TIGR01212 family radical SAM protein (This family includes YhcC from E. coli K-12, an uncharacterized radical SAM protein.) — MTAVPCSSPTLPSYRAYGPWLREKFAGKRVYKVIADAGFTCPNRDGSKGYGGCAYCNVESFTPALARKLPTIREQLEASMENARRRFGAERFIVYFQPNTNTYAPVERLRSLYDEALAVNPEQTVGLAVGTRPDCLDAAKIALLESYTDRYVVDLELGMESMHEDTLDRINRGCSHQVLVDVLNGLVGSPLQVCVHMIFGFPWETRDQMLAYADEINRFEAVDFVKFHHLHVVKGSILGAKYQKEPFPLFDLEGYADFLCDFLPRLRSDLVIQRLFGVADRELLIGPDWGLRKPEVQAFLEKVLRERGVVQGSAVRG; from the coding sequence ATGACTGCTGTGCCTTGTTCTTCGCCAACGCTTCCGAGCTACCGTGCGTATGGTCCGTGGCTGCGTGAGAAGTTTGCTGGAAAACGGGTCTACAAGGTGATCGCCGATGCTGGTTTCACGTGTCCGAACCGCGATGGCAGCAAGGGTTACGGTGGCTGTGCTTATTGCAATGTCGAGTCTTTCACTCCTGCGTTGGCGCGCAAATTGCCGACCATCCGCGAGCAGCTCGAGGCCAGTATGGAGAACGCACGGCGGCGCTTCGGGGCGGAGAGGTTCATTGTCTACTTCCAGCCGAATACCAATACCTACGCGCCGGTGGAGCGGTTGCGCTCCTTGTACGACGAGGCTCTCGCAGTGAACCCAGAGCAAACCGTGGGGCTCGCCGTCGGGACGCGTCCGGACTGTCTCGACGCCGCGAAAATCGCGCTGCTGGAGAGCTACACCGACCGCTATGTCGTCGACCTTGAACTCGGTATGGAGTCGATGCACGAGGACACGCTCGACCGTATCAACCGCGGCTGCAGCCACCAGGTGCTAGTCGACGTGCTGAACGGATTGGTGGGTTCGCCGCTTCAGGTATGCGTGCACATGATCTTTGGCTTCCCTTGGGAAACACGCGACCAAATGTTGGCTTATGCGGACGAGATCAACCGCTTCGAGGCGGTCGATTTTGTGAAGTTCCACCACCTCCATGTGGTGAAGGGTTCCATCCTCGGGGCGAAGTATCAGAAAGAGCCGTTTCCTTTGTTCGACTTGGAGGGGTACGCCGACTTCTTGTGTGACTTCCTGCCGAGGTTGCGCAGTGACTTGGTGATCCAGCGTCTGTTTGGTGTGGCTGATCGTGAGCTATTGATTGGTCCCGATTGGGGACTACGCAAGCCGGAGGTGCAGGCGTTTTTGGAGAAGGTGTTACGCGAACGTGGAGTGGTGCAGGGGAGCGCGGTGCGCGGTTAG
- a CDS encoding formate--tetrahydrofolate ligase: MTDLEIAQKAEMVRISKLAEEKLGIPDEHLEPYGHYKAKLSLSYLDSLKERPDGKLILVTAISPTPAGEGKTTTSVGLTDALNRIGKKTVACLREPSLGPCFGLKGGAAGGGYAQVVPMEDINLHFTGDFHAIGLANNLLAAMVDNHIHHGNALGIDQRRVVWRRVVDMNDRALREITVALGGLGNGFPRTDGFDIVVASEVMAIFCLATSRSELKQRLGNIIVGYTRKREPIRARDLDANGAMAALLKDAFKPNIVQTLEGNIAFVHGGPFANIAHGCNSVIATKSALKLADYVVTEAGFGADLGAEKFVNIKCRKSGLRPDVAVVVATIRALKYHGGQPLSDLTTENLEALEVGSRNLKRHVRNIRERFGLPAVVAINRFSSDTDAEIEQLKRCLSHLQVKVVLAEHWEKGGAGAEELAHEVLNVIDDSPSNLRFIYDDNTSLWEKMETVATRIYGASKVVADTKVHKELKRLEDEGFGNCPVCVAKTPYSFSTDPKLLGAPEDHVVKVREVRLAAGAEFVVMICGDVMTMPGLPKQPAAARIDLSSDGRISGLF; encoded by the coding sequence ATGACCGACTTGGAGATTGCCCAGAAAGCGGAGATGGTCCGCATCTCAAAACTTGCAGAGGAAAAACTCGGCATCCCCGACGAGCACCTCGAACCCTATGGCCACTACAAGGCAAAGCTATCGCTTTCCTATCTCGACTCCCTGAAGGAGCGCCCCGACGGCAAACTCATCCTCGTCACCGCCATCAGCCCGACCCCGGCAGGTGAAGGGAAAACCACCACCAGCGTCGGTCTGACAGATGCCCTCAACCGCATCGGCAAGAAAACCGTCGCCTGCTTGCGCGAGCCCTCACTCGGACCATGCTTCGGCCTCAAAGGGGGAGCCGCCGGCGGTGGCTATGCCCAGGTGGTTCCCATGGAGGACATCAACCTCCACTTCACCGGTGATTTCCACGCCATCGGGCTCGCCAACAACCTCCTCGCCGCCATGGTGGACAACCACATCCACCACGGCAACGCCCTCGGCATCGACCAACGCCGCGTCGTCTGGCGCCGCGTGGTGGACATGAACGACCGCGCGCTGCGTGAAATCACCGTCGCCCTCGGCGGACTTGGCAATGGCTTCCCTCGCACCGACGGATTCGACATCGTGGTCGCCAGCGAAGTTATGGCAATCTTCTGTTTGGCCACATCGCGCTCGGAGCTCAAGCAACGGCTGGGCAATATCATCGTAGGCTACACCCGTAAGCGCGAGCCGATCCGCGCCCGCGACCTCGATGCGAATGGCGCCATGGCCGCGCTGCTCAAGGACGCCTTCAAACCAAACATCGTGCAGACTCTGGAAGGCAACATCGCCTTCGTTCACGGTGGACCATTTGCCAACATCGCCCACGGCTGCAACTCGGTGATTGCCACCAAGTCCGCCCTCAAGCTCGCCGACTACGTGGTGACCGAAGCTGGCTTCGGAGCGGATCTTGGCGCTGAAAAGTTCGTCAACATCAAGTGCCGCAAGTCCGGCTTGCGTCCTGATGTGGCCGTCGTCGTCGCTACCATCCGCGCACTCAAGTACCACGGTGGCCAACCACTTTCGGACCTCACCACCGAAAACCTGGAGGCGCTCGAAGTCGGAAGCCGCAACCTCAAACGCCACGTCCGCAATATCCGCGAACGCTTCGGCCTGCCTGCCGTCGTTGCCATCAACCGCTTCAGCAGCGACACCGACGCCGAAATCGAGCAACTCAAACGCTGCCTCTCCCACCTCCAGGTCAAAGTCGTCCTGGCAGAGCACTGGGAAAAAGGCGGTGCCGGTGCCGAAGAACTCGCCCACGAGGTGCTCAATGTCATCGATGACAGCCCGTCCAACCTGCGCTTCATCTACGATGACAACACCTCGCTGTGGGAGAAGATGGAAACCGTCGCCACGCGCATCTACGGGGCCTCGAAAGTGGTCGCCGACACAAAAGTCCACAAGGAGCTCAAGCGGTTGGAGGATGAAGGGTTCGGCAATTGCCCGGTCTGCGTGGCGAAAACGCCGTACTCGTTCTCGACCGATCCAAAGCTACTCGGAGCTCCGGAAGACCACGTGGTCAAAGTGCGCGAAGTCCGACTGGCGGCGGGTGCCGAATTCGTCGTCATGATCTGCGGCGATGTCATGACCATGCCGGGCCTGCCGAAACAGCCGGCGGCCGCACGCATCGACCTCTCATCGGACGGACGCATCAGCGGGCTTTTCTAG
- a CDS encoding IS256 family transposase gives MTPRPDKTTTPQLKSILAEQEDFLRPLVQKLMQEMLEEEMNETLQAVKSERSDRRRGYRSGSYQRSLLTRVGRIELRVPQDRDGLFSTEIFDRYQRSEKALVSTLIEMYVQGVSTRKVAQITEELCGHRVSASVVSRLNKTLDEELENFARRKLSHAYPYLILDARYEKVRENGVVRSQAVLIAIGISWDGRREVLATELDQRESGSSWKNFLLQLKQRGLTGVEFCVTDNHAGLRRAISEVLPEALWQRCYVHFLRNALDHLPRKHDDDCCTELRWIYDRRDINEARQDLRAWLAKWGGKYHKLCDWVESEIEETLTFYRLPREHHKHLKSTNMLERLNEEIKRRTHIIRTFPNKAAAQRLIRAVTHQVHEQWIDQHRYLNMDHLKEAQKLSLTSNQTSAA, from the coding sequence ATGACCCCACGACCAGATAAGACCACAACGCCGCAGTTGAAAAGTATTCTTGCCGAGCAGGAAGATTTTCTGAGGCCCTTGGTTCAGAAATTGATGCAGGAGATGCTCGAAGAAGAAATGAACGAGACACTCCAGGCGGTAAAATCAGAACGCAGCGACAGACGCCGAGGTTATCGCAGCGGCAGTTATCAACGCAGTCTCCTGACACGGGTAGGAAGGATCGAGCTGCGCGTTCCTCAAGATCGCGACGGACTCTTCAGCACCGAGATCTTCGATCGCTATCAACGCAGCGAGAAGGCTTTGGTAAGCACCCTGATCGAAATGTACGTGCAGGGCGTCTCGACACGTAAAGTCGCGCAGATCACCGAGGAGCTCTGTGGTCACCGAGTTAGCGCCAGTGTGGTAAGCAGGCTGAACAAAACGTTGGATGAAGAGCTTGAGAACTTCGCCCGACGCAAGCTCAGCCATGCCTATCCCTATCTCATCCTGGATGCCCGGTACGAAAAGGTTCGGGAGAACGGCGTGGTGCGCAGCCAGGCTGTGTTGATCGCCATTGGCATCAGTTGGGATGGGCGACGGGAGGTCCTTGCGACCGAGCTCGATCAAAGGGAAAGCGGAAGCAGCTGGAAGAACTTCCTACTTCAACTCAAGCAACGCGGACTGACGGGTGTTGAGTTCTGCGTGACTGATAACCATGCCGGCCTGCGACGAGCTATCAGCGAAGTGCTTCCCGAGGCGCTATGGCAACGCTGCTACGTCCACTTCCTTCGCAACGCTCTTGATCATCTACCTCGCAAGCATGACGACGACTGCTGCACTGAGCTGCGCTGGATCTATGACCGTCGAGACATCAATGAAGCGCGTCAGGATCTGCGGGCATGGTTGGCGAAGTGGGGAGGCAAATACCACAAGCTCTGTGACTGGGTCGAAAGTGAGATCGAAGAAACGCTTACCTTTTATCGACTTCCCAGAGAGCATCACAAGCATCTCAAAAGTACGAATATGCTCGAGCGACTCAATGAGGAGATTAAGCGTCGTACGCACATTATCCGAACCTTCCCCAACAAGGCTGCAGCCCAACGTTTAATCCGGGCTGTCACGCATCAAGTCCATGAGCAGTGGATCGATCAACACCGCTACCTGAACATGGATCACCTCAAAGAAGCCCAAAAGCTCAGCCTTACTTCAAATCAAACGTCCGCAGCCTGA
- a CDS encoding DUF6691 family protein, with protein MDILLALLLGGLFGFVLERAGAANPDKIIGMLTLKDLHLMKAIFSAIGIASLLLFAGVAMGLVEISHLSIKGMYPGVLIGGALLGLGWALGGFCPGTGVVAAGRGRKDALTFILGGLVGAWIFTLQYEGLAEAGWMESWFGGKATLVDTGAKGATPLLEGEWTLVLAMAIGLAMLAIGKVLPLHPSGED; from the coding sequence ATGGACATTTTACTCGCACTACTGCTTGGCGGGCTTTTCGGATTCGTACTCGAACGAGCGGGCGCCGCCAACCCGGACAAGATCATCGGCATGCTCACTCTGAAGGACCTCCATCTGATGAAGGCCATCTTCAGCGCCATCGGCATCGCCTCCTTGCTACTCTTTGCTGGCGTCGCCATGGGTCTGGTGGAGATCAGCCACCTCTCGATCAAAGGCATGTACCCCGGCGTGCTCATCGGCGGGGCATTACTCGGACTCGGCTGGGCTCTTGGTGGGTTCTGCCCGGGGACGGGGGTGGTCGCCGCTGGCCGCGGCCGCAAAGATGCACTGACCTTCATCCTCGGCGGGCTGGTCGGGGCCTGGATCTTCACGCTTCAATATGAAGGCCTCGCCGAGGCGGGCTGGATGGAGTCATGGTTTGGCGGCAAAGCCACCTTGGTCGACACCGGAGCTAAGGGTGCCACACCGCTGCTCGAAGGCGAGTGGACACTCGTTCTCGCGATGGCAATTGGCCTGGCGATGCTGGCGATTGGCAAGGTGCTACCACTCCACCCAAGCGGTGAGGACTGA